ATAATATTGATTCTAAAAATAAAGTTTTAAAATTGGCAAAAAAAGAATTAGAAGAATATTTTTGTGGAAAAAGAAAAAACTTTACATTCCCGTTTAAAGTAGATGGAAGCGAGTTTGCATTAAATGTTTATAAGGCTTTAATGGAAATTCCTTATGGAGAAACTTGTAGTTATAAAGATATTGCAAGAAAAATAGGAAAAGAAAATTCGCAAAGAGCAGTAGGCGGAGCTAATAATAAAAATAAATTGCCGATTATAATTCCTTGTCATAGAGTTATAGGAAGTAATGGAAAACTTGTAGGATATGCCGAAGGATTAGAAATAAAACAAAAACTTTTGGAGTTGGAAAGAAAAAATCTAAGATATTAAGGAAAATAAAGAATTTACAATAAGTTAAAAATGTATTTTAAATTGTATAATGAATTTTCTAAAATAGATAAAGTAAAATATATTAAAAATTGGTTATGAAAAAGGAAGAAGCTTAATGCAAGCATTGTTATTATTAAATATTTTTACATTTGCACTTAATATCTTCCTAAATAAAGACGATGACAATAAAAATTCTAGCAAAAAAATATTATTACTTTTATTAGTAACAATAATATTATCAATTGTAGTAGTTGTAGTATTATTAACTAATAAATAAAGAACAAGCAGAGTCTAGTTTA
Above is a genomic segment from Parvimonas micra containing:
- a CDS encoding methylated-DNA--[protein]-cysteine S-methyltransferase, encoding MNYIVFDTLVGKIKVIEEDNKIIEIKFVKDKNNIDSKNKVLKLAKKELEEYFCGKRKNFTFPFKVDGSEFALNVYKALMEIPYGETCSYKDIARKIGKENSQRAVGGANNKNKLPIIIPCHRVIGSNGKLVGYAEGLEIKQKLLELERKNLRY